Proteins found in one Pseudochaenichthys georgianus chromosome 13, fPseGeo1.2, whole genome shotgun sequence genomic segment:
- the lrfn1 gene encoding leucine-rich repeat and fibronectin type III domain-containing protein 1, translating into MDRLVLCVLLCAALSKGYSCPGRCICQHLSPTLTLLCAKTGLLFVPPSIDRRTVELRLTDNFITIIRRKDFFNMTSLVHLTLSRNTISQIIPLAFLGLRSLRALHMDGNRLSAIKTDHLKGLINLRHLILGNNQIHQVATTAFDEFVVTIEDLDLSNNNLRTLPWEAIARMTNINTLTLDHNLIDHIGTGTFTLLTKLVRLDMTSNRLQKLPPDSLFQHAQVLSDTTGSSSSTLAVSFGGNPLHCNCELLWLRRLTREDDLETCASPDHLMDKYFWSIQEEEFICEPPLITKHLTTKPYVMEGQGVTLKCKAVGDPDPEIHWRSPDGKLVHNNSRTILYDNGTLDILITTLKDSGAFNCVASNAAGIATAAVEINMIPLPLFVNNTGHMREDPGLSDITTSSKSGNDTKGYDKQDRRVMVSELTSSSAVIRWPSERHIPGIRMYQIQYNSTADDTLVYRMIPSTNKNFLINDLAAGREYDLCVLAVYDDGVTSLTATRVVGCVLFHTANEVSQCRFMHSQFLGGTMIIIIGGIIVASVLVFIIILMIRYKAYSGPEDGNSKVSSSMHSQTNGSQQRLQRSASKQPSDEGQHDAHAPKQCMALVMRADNEKKENPAATTAILEVELPPMTADKMKRRTSLDAQCSGPPSEDTQTDSSLTGSTMSLCLIGPNAGTKEAPRLKDKKGALANMGLLPNELARTRHRFSFDGGDYSIFQSHSYPRRARTRWHKSTNQLNTESSPLANRRVTFSSTEWMLESTV; encoded by the exons ATGGACCGGCTGGTTCTCTGCGTGCTGCTGTGCGCAGCTCTGTCGAAGGGATACAGCTGCCCGGGCCGCTGCATTTGCCAGCACCTCTCACCCACTCTGACCCTGCTCTGTGCTAAGACCGGTCTGTTGTTCGTGCCCCCCTCCATCGACCGCAGGACCGTGGAGCTAAGACTCACAGACAACTTCATCACCATCATCCGCAGGAAAGACTTTTTCAACATGACCAGTTTGGTGCACCTCACGTTGTCCCGTAACACCATCAGCCAGATCATCCCTCTAGCCTTTCTCGGCCTGCGGTCCCTGCGGGCGCTCCACATGGACGGGAACCGCCTCAGTGCGATAAAGACAGACCACTTAAAAGGCCTCATCAACCTGCGGCACCTCATCTTGGGCAACAACCAGATCCATCAGGTGGCCACCACCGCCTTTGATGAGTTTGTCGTCACCATAGAGGACTTGGATCTTTCCAATAACAACCTGCGCACCCTTCCCTGGGAAGCCATAGCCAGAATGACCAACATTAACACACTCACGCTGGACCACAACCTGATTGACCACATTGGAACGGGGACTTTTACACTGCTCACCAAGCTGGTGCGCCTGGACATGACGTCTAACAGGCTGCAGAAGCTGCCGCCGGACAGCCTGTTCCAGCACGCTCAGGTGCTGTCGGACACTACGGGCTCAAGCTCCTCCACCCTGGCTGTGAGCTTTGGAGGAAACCCTCTTCACTGTAACTGTGAGCTGCTGTGGCTCCGCAGGCTGACACGAGAGGACGATCTGGAGACCTGTGCCTCGCCGGACCACCTCATGGACAAGTATTTCTGGTCCATCCAAGAGGAGGAGTTTATCTGCGAGCCTCCGCTGATCACAAAACATCTTACCACAAAGCCCTACGTGATGGAAGGGCAGGGTGTGACTCTCAAATGCAAAGCAGTGGGTGATCCAGACCCAGAAATTCACTGGCGGTCTCCAGATGGCAAGCTGGTGCATAACAACTCCCGCACCATCCTGTATGATAATGGCACCCTTGATATTCTCATCACCACGCTGAAGGACAGTGGGGCCTTTAATTGTGTGGCCTCCAATGCCGCAGGCATCGCCACAGCTGCTGTTGAGATCAACATGATCCCCTTACCCTTGTTTGTTAACAACACAGGCCACATGCGTGAGGACCCCGGCCTCTCAGACATCACCACCTCCTCCAAATCTGGCAATGACACCAAGGGTTACGACAAGCAGGACAGGAGGGTGATGGTGAGCGAGCTGACCTCGTCCTCCGCTGTGATTCGCTGGCCATCTGAGCGCCACATCCCCGGCATCAGGATGTACCAGATTCAGTACAACAGCACCGCAGATGATACTTTGGTGTACAg AATGATCCCATCTACCAACAAGAACTTCTTAATCAATGATCTGGCCGCGGGGCGGGAGTATGACCTTTGTGTGCTGGCGGTTTACGACGACGGCGTCACATCGTTAACGGCCACACGTGTGGTTGGCTGTGTGCTTTTCCACACGGCCAACGAGGTCAGCCAGTGCCGCTTCATGCACAGCCAATTCCTGGGAGGCACTATGATCATTATTATTGGCGGTATAATTGTTGCTTCAGTGCTGGTGTTCATTATCATCCTGATGATACGTTATAAGGCCTACAGCGGCCCGGAGGACGGCAATTCCAAGGTCAGCTCCAGCATGCACTCGCAGACCAACGGCAGCCAGCAGCGGCTCCAGCGCTCCGCCTCCAAGCAACCGTCCGATGAGGGCCAGCATGATGCGCACGCACCCAAACAGTGCATGGCGCTGGTGATGAGGGCGGACAATGAGAAGAAGGAGAATCCAGCAGCCACCACTGCCATCCTGGAGGTGGAGCTGCCTCCGATGACTGCCGACAAGATGAAGAGAAGAACCAGCCTGGACGCGCAGTGCTCTGGCCCACCATCCGAGGACACGCAGACGGACAGTAGCCTGACGGGCTCCACCATGTCCCTGTGTCTCATAGGCCCCAACGCTGGCACCAAGGAGGCTCCCAGGCTCAAGGACAAGAAAGGTGCCCTTGCCAACATGGGATTACTCCCTAATGAGCTGGCACGAACTAGGCACAGATTCTCTTTTGACGGAGGGGATTACTCCATTTTTCAGAGTCATAGTTACCCACGCAGAGCGAGGACAAGGTGGCACAAGTCCACCAACCAGCTCAACACGGAGTCCTCGCCGCTCGCCAACAGGAGAGTTACGTTCAGCAGCACTGAGTGGATGCTTGAGAGCACAGTCTGA
- the nkapd1 gene encoding uncharacterized protein NKAPD1 isoform X2 has protein sequence MTCKAEVPVDAVNRVFFFLNATRFGKGVIMSRHPLGKTLLRNVIRHTDAHNKIQEEMEMWKKRNYQVHTSHNTHFPDTKSERGQMHCDREQPRDLSRGNRERGSEHDEKEARYWSRKLYEFEAKDSDRWGHSGFKELYPEEFERDSDTKKSGRHKLKKAKSDTEASLSKRSKKSSRKKKKKKKKKDEAEKRKQAECSSSDSSSDDSNAPKDKQRRKRTKSRHKNKKTAKTRGREEDSSSGESNDEKERRTHRRKKRKQDSHKDSDSGPNSKRSRKNSKAAGAESSDNTSLD, from the exons ATGACGTGCAAAGCGGAAGTACCGGTAGATGCTGTAAACcgtgttttcttcttcttgaaTGCTACTCGTTTTGGAAAAG GTGTGATCATGTCAAGGCATCCGCTGGGGAAGACACTGTTGAGAAATGTAATCCGCCACACAGATGCCCACAACAAG ATCCAGGAGGAGATGGAGATGTGGAAAAAGCGAAACTATCAGGTCCACACGTCCCACAACACACATTTTCCTGACACAAAGAGTGAGAG GGGACAAATGCACTGTGATCGAGAGCAGCCCAGAGACCTGAGTCGGGGGAACAGAGAGCGAGGCTCGGAACATGACGAAAAGGAGGCTCGATACTGGAGCCGCAAACTGTATGAGTTTGAGGCCAAAGATTCTGACAG GTGGGGACATAGTGGCTTCAAGGAGCTTTATCCAGAGGAGTTTGAAAGGGACAG TGACACAAAAAAGAGTGGGCGCCACAAACTGAAAAAGGCCAAGTCTGACACAGAAGCAAGCTTATCCAAACGATCCAAAAAATCCTctcgaaagaagaagaaaaagaagaagaagaaggacgaGGCGGAAAAGCGTAAGCAAGCAGAGTGCTCGAGCAGCGACAGCAGCAGTGATGACAGCAATGCCCCCAAAGACAAGCAGCGGAGGAAAAGGACTAAAAGTCGACATAAAAACAAGAAAACTGCGAAGACCAGAGGGAGAGAAGAGGACAGCAGCTCAGGCGAGAGTAATGATGAAAAGGAAAGACGAACTCACAGGCGTAAAAAGCGAAAGCAAGACTCCCACAAAGACTCAGACTCGGGGCCAAACTCAAAAAGGAGCAGGAAGAACTCGAAAGCAGCAGGCGCAGAGAGTTCAGATAATACTTCTCTCGACTGA
- the nkapd1 gene encoding uncharacterized protein NKAPD1 isoform X1, with product MTCKAEVPVDAVNRVFFFLNATRFGKGVIMSRHPLGKTLLRNVIRHTDAHNKIQEEMEMWKKRNYQVHTSHNTHFPDTKSERGQMHCDREQPRDLSRGNRERGSEHDEKEARYWSRKLYEFEAKDSDRWGHSGFKELYPEEFERDSSDTKKSGRHKLKKAKSDTEASLSKRSKKSSRKKKKKKKKKDEAEKRKQAECSSSDSSSDDSNAPKDKQRRKRTKSRHKNKKTAKTRGREEDSSSGESNDEKERRTHRRKKRKQDSHKDSDSGPNSKRSRKNSKAAGAESSDNTSLD from the exons ATGACGTGCAAAGCGGAAGTACCGGTAGATGCTGTAAACcgtgttttcttcttcttgaaTGCTACTCGTTTTGGAAAAG GTGTGATCATGTCAAGGCATCCGCTGGGGAAGACACTGTTGAGAAATGTAATCCGCCACACAGATGCCCACAACAAG ATCCAGGAGGAGATGGAGATGTGGAAAAAGCGAAACTATCAGGTCCACACGTCCCACAACACACATTTTCCTGACACAAAGAGTGAGAG GGGACAAATGCACTGTGATCGAGAGCAGCCCAGAGACCTGAGTCGGGGGAACAGAGAGCGAGGCTCGGAACATGACGAAAAGGAGGCTCGATACTGGAGCCGCAAACTGTATGAGTTTGAGGCCAAAGATTCTGACAG GTGGGGACATAGTGGCTTCAAGGAGCTTTATCCAGAGGAGTTTGAAAGGGACAG CAGTGACACAAAAAAGAGTGGGCGCCACAAACTGAAAAAGGCCAAGTCTGACACAGAAGCAAGCTTATCCAAACGATCCAAAAAATCCTctcgaaagaagaagaaaaagaagaagaagaaggacgaGGCGGAAAAGCGTAAGCAAGCAGAGTGCTCGAGCAGCGACAGCAGCAGTGATGACAGCAATGCCCCCAAAGACAAGCAGCGGAGGAAAAGGACTAAAAGTCGACATAAAAACAAGAAAACTGCGAAGACCAGAGGGAGAGAAGAGGACAGCAGCTCAGGCGAGAGTAATGATGAAAAGGAAAGACGAACTCACAGGCGTAAAAAGCGAAAGCAAGACTCCCACAAAGACTCAGACTCGGGGCCAAACTCAAAAAGGAGCAGGAAGAACTCGAAAGCAGCAGGCGCAGAGAGTTCAGATAATACTTCTCTCGACTGA
- the nkapd1 gene encoding uncharacterized protein NKAPD1 isoform X3 → MSRHPLGKTLLRNVIRHTDAHNKIQEEMEMWKKRNYQVHTSHNTHFPDTKSERGQMHCDREQPRDLSRGNRERGSEHDEKEARYWSRKLYEFEAKDSDRWGHSGFKELYPEEFERDSSDTKKSGRHKLKKAKSDTEASLSKRSKKSSRKKKKKKKKKDEAEKRKQAECSSSDSSSDDSNAPKDKQRRKRTKSRHKNKKTAKTRGREEDSSSGESNDEKERRTHRRKKRKQDSHKDSDSGPNSKRSRKNSKAAGAESSDNTSLD, encoded by the exons ATGTCAAGGCATCCGCTGGGGAAGACACTGTTGAGAAATGTAATCCGCCACACAGATGCCCACAACAAG ATCCAGGAGGAGATGGAGATGTGGAAAAAGCGAAACTATCAGGTCCACACGTCCCACAACACACATTTTCCTGACACAAAGAGTGAGAG GGGACAAATGCACTGTGATCGAGAGCAGCCCAGAGACCTGAGTCGGGGGAACAGAGAGCGAGGCTCGGAACATGACGAAAAGGAGGCTCGATACTGGAGCCGCAAACTGTATGAGTTTGAGGCCAAAGATTCTGACAG GTGGGGACATAGTGGCTTCAAGGAGCTTTATCCAGAGGAGTTTGAAAGGGACAG CAGTGACACAAAAAAGAGTGGGCGCCACAAACTGAAAAAGGCCAAGTCTGACACAGAAGCAAGCTTATCCAAACGATCCAAAAAATCCTctcgaaagaagaagaaaaagaagaagaagaaggacgaGGCGGAAAAGCGTAAGCAAGCAGAGTGCTCGAGCAGCGACAGCAGCAGTGATGACAGCAATGCCCCCAAAGACAAGCAGCGGAGGAAAAGGACTAAAAGTCGACATAAAAACAAGAAAACTGCGAAGACCAGAGGGAGAGAAGAGGACAGCAGCTCAGGCGAGAGTAATGATGAAAAGGAAAGACGAACTCACAGGCGTAAAAAGCGAAAGCAAGACTCCCACAAAGACTCAGACTCGGGGCCAAACTCAAAAAGGAGCAGGAAGAACTCGAAAGCAGCAGGCGCAGAGAGTTCAGATAATACTTCTCTCGACTGA